TCATGACGGCATCATGGAATTGCCGGCCGATGCGCCGCTCGGCGCTGCTTACGCCGAATGGGCGGGGCTCGGCGATCCCGTGGTCGAGATCAACCTGACGCCGAACCGCCAGGACTGTACCGGCGTGCACGGCATCGCGCGCGACCTCGCCGCCGCCGACATGGGCAAGTTCAAGGACCCCACCGTCAAGCCGATCAAGGGCGAGTTTCCCTGCCCGGTGAAAGTCACGGTCGAGGATTCCGCGCTCTGTCCGGGCTTCGCGCTTCGCCTCGTGCGCGGCGTCAAGAACGGGCCGTCGCCGGAATGGCTGCAGAAGCGGCTGACCGCGATCGGGCTGCGGCCCATCAACGCGCTGGTCGACATCACCAACTTCATGACCTACGACCGCGCGCGTCCGCTGCACGTGTTCGACGCGAAGAAGGTGAAGGGCAATCTCGTCGTGCGCCGGGCTCGCGACGGCGAGAGCCTGCTCGCGCTCGACGGCCGCACCTACAATCTCGATCCGTCGATCTGCGTGATCGCGGACGAGCACGGCGTCGAATCGCTCGCCGGCATCATGGGCGGCGAGGCCTCGGGCTGCGATGAAAACACCACCGACGTGCTGATCGAATCGGCGCTGTGGAACGAGATCAACATCGCCCAGACCGGCCGCAAGCTCGGCATCAATTCCGATGCGCGCTATCGCTTCGAGCGCGGCGTCGATCCGGCCTTCATGGTGCCGGGCCTCGAGCTCGCGACCAAGCTGGTGATGGAGATGTGCGGCGGCACGCCGTCCGAAACCGTCGTGGTCGGCAAGGCCTTCGGCGACGATCATTTGATCGAATTCCCGATCACCGAGGTCAAGCGTCTGTCCGGCATCGAGGTGCCGCAGCCGGAGATGAAGCGCATCCTGACCCATCTCGGCTTCATGATGGCAGGCCCCGGTCCGGTCGTGAAGGTCGCGGTGCCTTCGTGGCGCTCGGACGTGCACGGCAAGGCCGACATCGTCGAGGAAATCGTCCGCATCTTCGGCGTCGACAAGGTGCCGATGACGCCGTTCGAACGCGGCGAGGACGCACGCAAGCCGGTGCTGACATCGCTTCAGCTGCGCACCCGCCGCGCCAGGCGCGCGCTCGCAAGCCGCGGCATCATCGAAGCGGTGACATGGTCCTTCATCACGAAGTCCGCAGCGCAATTGTTCGGCGGCGGGCAGCGCGAGCTCGAAGTCGCCAACCCGATCGCGTCGGATCTCTCCGACATGCGTCCGACCCTGCTCGCGGGTCTGATCACGGCCGCGCAGGCGAATGCCAATCGCGGCGTGAGCGATGTGGCATTGTTCGAGGTCGGTCAGGTCTTCAAAGGTGATCGCCCGCAGGATCAGTTCATGGCTGCAAGCGGCGTTCGCCGCGGCTTTGCCTCGTCGGAAGGCCTGGGACGGCACTGGTCCGGTTCGACGCAGGCAAATGTGTTCGGCGCCAAGGCGGATGCGCTGGCGGTGCTGGCTGCCGCAGGCGCGCCGATGCAGGCGCTGCAGATCGTCGCGGGCGGCCCGAAATGGCTGCATCCCGGACGATCCGGCACGATCCAGATCGGTCCGCAAAACGTGCTCGGCACTTTCGGCGAAGTGCACCCCAGAGCGCTCGAGGCGCTCGGCGCCGATGGGCCGCTTGTCGTGTTCGAGGTGATCCTCGACCGCATCCCCGAGGCGAAGAAGAAGCCGACGCGCGCCAAGCCCTTGATCGAGCTCTCGGCGTTCCAGCCGGTGTCGCGCGACTTCGCTTTCATTGTCGACCGCGCCGTCAAGGCCGGCGACATCGTCCGCGCGGCGCAAGGCGTCGACAAGAAGCTGATCACCGGCGTCAATGTCTTCGACGTCTACGAAGGCAAGGGCATCGACGACGGCAAGAAGTCGATCGCCATCGCGGTCACGCTTCAGCCGCGCGAGAAAACCCTGACCGATCAGGAGATCGAGGCCGTCGGCGCCAAAATCGTGGCCGAGGTCACCAAGAAGACCGGCGGCACGTTGCGCGGATGAGTCCTGCTGACTTCCTTCCGAAGGACGTCAACCTCACGATCGCGGCGGCGCTCTGCGCCGTCGCTTTCGTTTCCGGCACCGCGCGCGGCTTTTCCGGCTTCGGCTCGGCGCTGATCTTCATGCCGCTGGCGAGCAGTATCGCGGCGCCGCGGCTGGTTGCCGCCCTGCTGCTCGTCATCGATTTCATCGCGGCCGCGCCGCTGCTGCCGGACGCATGGCGGAAGGCTGACCGCAAGGCCACCGCGGTGATCGTGCTGGGTGCGCTGGTCGGCGTCCCCGTCGGCACTTATTTCCTCAGCGTGCTCGAGCCCGTCACGACGCGCTGGATCATCTCCTGTTTCGTCGCCGCGCTGTTGCTTCTGCTGCTGTCGGGCTGGCGCTATCGCGGCAAGGACCACGCCTGGCTCTCGGTCGGCATCGGCAGCCTCTCTGGCTTCTGCAGTGGCCTCGCACAGACCGGCGGTCCGCCGATCGTCGGCTATTGGCTCGGCCGCCCCATCGCTCCGATCGTCGCCCGCGCCAATATCGTACTGTTCTTCGGCGCGTCGGATTTCTTCTCGATGGTCAGCTACGCGGCCACCGGCCTGATCTCGCGCGAGTCGCTGCTGCTATCGCTCATCGTCGGCCCGGTCTATGCGGCGGGTGTCGCGTTCGGAGCCTCGCTGTTCGGCCGGGCCAGCGAGCGGGTGTTTCGCGGCATCTGCTACGCGCTGATTGCGATGGCGGTGATTGCCGGGCTGCCGGTGCTGGACGGGCTGTTGCGATAAACCGCTGCCGTCGTTACTGCGAACGCAGGGACGACAGCGGAGTGTTTTGGCGACTTAGTTGCCCTATTGCCGCGGCGCCCTACGCTTCTTCGTCGACTGCGTCGGTGCATCCGCCGGATCATCCTTGAGCGCGCCGATCTTGCGCAGGGCCGCATCCGCGGCTCGTTCGCCGCTTTCCCAGGCGCCATCGACAGTGCCCCACAGCGTCTCATGGGTTGCCTCGCCGGCGAGAAACACATTGCCTATCGGCTCCGCCAAGACCCTTCGCGAGAGTTGACCGCCGGGGGAGGCCGCCGACATGGCGCCCATCACGAAAGGCGAGGCATTCCAGCGCGTGGCGCTGGTCTTCTGCACGGCGGAAGCGGCCTCGCTGCCGAATAATTTCGCGATCCATTCCCTGGCGAAGGACGCCATCGCCTTTTCGCCCTGCTCGGAGAGATCGCGGCCGAACGCGCCGCCGACGTCGATGGAGCAGAGCGAGGAGCCCCCGATATTGGCGAACATGAGCGCCGTGCGCGTCGAATTGCTCTGCTCGATCAGGATATCGTCGCGCGACAGACCGAGCGGATTGCCCGGCAATTGCAGCATGATACGATCGTAGCTGCCGAGGCCGAGTTTTGACGCCGCATCCAGCGTGCGCTTGGGGATGTCGGGCGTGAACTTGATCGCGCCTGATATCAGCACATTGGTCGAGACCGTGACGATGACCGCGCGCGCGGCAATCTTGCCGGCCTGCGTCTCCACGCTGACGTCGCGGTTGCTCCAGGCGATACGGCTCGCGGGCGTCGACAGCGCCATCGGCGCCTGCTCGCCGAGCTTCGTGATCAGCGTGCCCAAGCCCTGACGGCAGGCGATCGCCGCGTTGCGATCCTGCGCACGTCCCTTGTCGATGGCGGACAGCTCCTTCAGGTCCTTGCCGGCGAAGCCCGCGCCCAGCATGAACTCGGCCGTGCCCGCCCAGTCGCCGAGATCCTTTGGCAGCACGGACGCGCAAGAGCTGTCCAGCTTGGCCCGCGCGGCCTCGTCGATGGCACGGTTGGCCCGCACCAGCGCAGCCAGGAATTGCTCGGTCTCGCCGGCGCGCGCGTTGCGGCGGCCGATGCGCATCTTCTGGCCCGACGGCGCCGGCAGCACGTCGAGCCCCGCGCTACGCGCCAGCCGGATCATCGGATTGGTGTCGGGATTGTGCATCCAGCGCGCGCCGCGGTCGAACGGCGTGTCGAAGGTCGTGCTGTCGGTGATGCAGCGGCCGCCGATCTGGGGCGCCGCCTCCACCACGATGACCTTGCGGCCCGTGGCCATGATACGCCGCGCCGCAGCGATGCCGGCTGCCCCCGCTCCGATCACGGCGATGTCAGCCTCGCGCGGCAGCGGCGCGGCGGTTGCCCGCAGGACCGGCATCGCGGCAAGGACCGCCGACGCCGAAAGGAAACCGCGGCGCGTGATTGTCATGTCATGGTTTCCGAGGACTTGCGGCGAACGGGAACAGTCAGCGAACCTTGCCGCATCTGATGTTGCACAGCAACCATCATGGTGAATCAATCGTGCTTGACCTCACGGAGTGATGAACCGAATTGCAACACGTTTCGACCATGATAGAGAAGGGAAAAAGACGGCCGGAAAAGGCCGTGGGGGGAGTTTGAAATGGGGACGGTCCTAGATTCTGTCGGCAAGCTGATTGCCGCGTACCTCTCCAAGGAGGTGCCCGGCTATGAGCCGTTCACGCCGAGCGACCCGGAGCACCTGCGCGGC
The nucleotide sequence above comes from Bradyrhizobium sp. NDS-1. Encoded proteins:
- the pheT gene encoding phenylalanine--tRNA ligase subunit beta, which encodes MKFTLSWLKDHLDTDEPLDKLAEKLTMIGLEVENIEDKAKALKPFTIAKVISAEQHPNADRLRVCMVDTGDGGAPVQVVCGAPNARAGLVSVFSPPGTYIPGKDITLGVGTIRGVESRGMLCSAAELQISNDHDGIMELPADAPLGAAYAEWAGLGDPVVEINLTPNRQDCTGVHGIARDLAAADMGKFKDPTVKPIKGEFPCPVKVTVEDSALCPGFALRLVRGVKNGPSPEWLQKRLTAIGLRPINALVDITNFMTYDRARPLHVFDAKKVKGNLVVRRARDGESLLALDGRTYNLDPSICVIADEHGVESLAGIMGGEASGCDENTTDVLIESALWNEINIAQTGRKLGINSDARYRFERGVDPAFMVPGLELATKLVMEMCGGTPSETVVVGKAFGDDHLIEFPITEVKRLSGIEVPQPEMKRILTHLGFMMAGPGPVVKVAVPSWRSDVHGKADIVEEIVRIFGVDKVPMTPFERGEDARKPVLTSLQLRTRRARRALASRGIIEAVTWSFITKSAAQLFGGGQRELEVANPIASDLSDMRPTLLAGLITAAQANANRGVSDVALFEVGQVFKGDRPQDQFMAASGVRRGFASSEGLGRHWSGSTQANVFGAKADALAVLAAAGAPMQALQIVAGGPKWLHPGRSGTIQIGPQNVLGTFGEVHPRALEALGADGPLVVFEVILDRIPEAKKKPTRAKPLIELSAFQPVSRDFAFIVDRAVKAGDIVRAAQGVDKKLITGVNVFDVYEGKGIDDGKKSIAIAVTLQPREKTLTDQEIEAVGAKIVAEVTKKTGGTLRG
- a CDS encoding sulfite exporter TauE/SafE family protein gives rise to the protein MSPADFLPKDVNLTIAAALCAVAFVSGTARGFSGFGSALIFMPLASSIAAPRLVAALLLVIDFIAAAPLLPDAWRKADRKATAVIVLGALVGVPVGTYFLSVLEPVTTRWIISCFVAALLLLLLSGWRYRGKDHAWLSVGIGSLSGFCSGLAQTGGPPIVGYWLGRPIAPIVARANIVLFFGASDFFSMVSYAATGLISRESLLLSLIVGPVYAAGVAFGASLFGRASERVFRGICYALIAMAVIAGLPVLDGLLR
- a CDS encoding flavin monoamine oxidase family protein, whose amino-acid sequence is MTITRRGFLSASAVLAAMPVLRATAAPLPREADIAVIGAGAAGIAAARRIMATGRKVIVVEAAPQIGGRCITDSTTFDTPFDRGARWMHNPDTNPMIRLARSAGLDVLPAPSGQKMRIGRRNARAGETEQFLAALVRANRAIDEAARAKLDSSCASVLPKDLGDWAGTAEFMLGAGFAGKDLKELSAIDKGRAQDRNAAIACRQGLGTLITKLGEQAPMALSTPASRIAWSNRDVSVETQAGKIAARAVIVTVSTNVLISGAIKFTPDIPKRTLDAASKLGLGSYDRIMLQLPGNPLGLSRDDILIEQSNSTRTALMFANIGGSSLCSIDVGGAFGRDLSEQGEKAMASFAREWIAKLFGSEAASAVQKTSATRWNASPFVMGAMSAASPGGQLSRRVLAEPIGNVFLAGEATHETLWGTVDGAWESGERAADAALRKIGALKDDPADAPTQSTKKRRAPRQ